From Enterococcus wangshanyuanii, the proteins below share one genomic window:
- the tuf gene encoding elongation factor Tu, with translation MAKEKFDRSKPHVNIGTIGHVDHGKTTLTAAIATVLAKHGGGEAQNYADIDNAPEEKERGITINTSHIEYETDARHYAHVDCPGHADYVKNMITGAAQMDGAILVVSAADGPMPQTREHILLSRNVGVPYIVVFLNKMDMVDDEELLELVEMEVRDLLSEYDFPGDDTPVIAGSALKALEGDASYEEKIMELMAAVDEYIPTPTRDTDKPFMMPVEDVFSITGRGTVATGRVERGEVRVGDEVEIVGIKEETSKTTVTGVEMFRKLLDYAEAGDNIGALLRGVAREDIERGQVLAKPASITPHTKFKAEVYVLSKEEGGRHTPFFTNYRPQFYFRTTDVTGVVELPEGTEMVMPGDNVAMDVELIHPIAIEDGTRFSIREGGRTVGSGVVSEIVK, from the coding sequence ATGGCTAAAGAAAAATTTGACCGTTCTAAACCCCATGTAAACATTGGTACTATTGGACACGTTGACCATGGTAAAACTACATTAACTGCTGCAATTGCAACTGTGTTAGCTAAACACGGTGGCGGTGAAGCTCAAAACTATGCTGATATCGATAACGCTCCTGAAGAAAAAGAACGTGGTATCACAATCAACACTTCTCACATCGAGTATGAAACTGATGCTCGTCACTACGCTCACGTGGACTGCCCAGGACACGCGGACTACGTTAAAAACATGATCACTGGTGCTGCACAAATGGATGGAGCGATCTTAGTAGTATCTGCTGCTGATGGTCCTATGCCTCAAACTCGTGAGCACATCTTGTTATCACGTAACGTTGGTGTACCATACATCGTTGTTTTCTTAAACAAAATGGATATGGTCGATGACGAAGAATTATTAGAATTAGTAGAAATGGAAGTTCGTGATCTATTATCTGAATACGACTTCCCAGGTGATGACACTCCAGTTATCGCAGGTTCTGCTTTGAAAGCTTTAGAAGGCGACGCTTCATACGAAGAAAAAATCATGGAATTAATGGCTGCAGTTGATGAGTATATCCCAACTCCAACTCGTGATACTGACAAACCATTCATGATGCCAGTTGAGGATGTATTCTCAATCACTGGTCGTGGTACTGTTGCAACTGGTCGTGTTGAACGTGGAGAAGTTCGCGTTGGTGACGAAGTTGAAATCGTAGGTATCAAAGAAGAAACATCTAAAACAACTGTTACAGGTGTTGAAATGTTCCGTAAATTATTAGACTACGCTGAAGCTGGCGATAACATCGGTGCTTTATTACGTGGTGTTGCACGTGAAGATATCGAACGTGGACAAGTATTGGCAAAACCTGCTTCAATCACTCCACACACAAAATTTAAAGCTGAAGTTTATGTTTTATCAAAAGAAGAAGGCGGACGTCACACTCCATTCTTCACAAACTACCGTCCTCAGTTCTACTTCCGTACAACTGACGTAACTGGTGTAGTTGAATTACCAGAAGGTACTGAAATGGTAATGCCTGGTGATAACGTTGCAATGGACGTTGAATTAATCCACCCAATCGCTATCGAAGACGGAACTCGTTTCTCTATTCGTGAAGGCGGACGTACTGTTGGTTCAGGCGTTGTTTCTGAAATCGTTAAATAA
- a CDS encoding PadR family transcriptional regulator encodes MTETGFYILFSLREERHGYSIIQHVKKLTAQEISISAGTMYGSLSKMEKDGLIEVTKEEERRKSYLITPLGEEILQHEIKRIKRLYKNSIGENLDGNEKNQKTI; translated from the coding sequence ATGACTGAAACAGGTTTTTATATCTTGTTTTCACTTAGAGAAGAAAGACATGGCTATAGTATCATCCAACATGTAAAAAAACTGACAGCGCAAGAAATTAGTATTAGTGCAGGTACGATGTATGGCAGCTTGAGCAAAATGGAAAAAGATGGGCTGATTGAAGTGACGAAAGAAGAAGAACGTCGGAAAAGTTATTTGATCACACCACTTGGGGAAGAAATTCTGCAGCATGAAATCAAACGAATTAAGCGATTATACAAAAATAGTATTGGAGAGAATCTAGATGGAAACGAAAAAAATCAGAAAACGATTTGA
- the rplC gene encoding 50S ribosomal protein L3, translated as MTKGILGKKVGMTQIFTESGELIPVTVVEATPNVVLQVKTVETDGYEAIQVGYQDKREVLSNKPAKGHVAKANTAPKRFIKEFKNVELGEYEVGTEIKVDVFQAGDIIDVTGTTKGKGFQGVIKRHGQSRGPMSHGSRYHRRPGSMGPVAPNRVFKNKKLAGRMGGNRVTIQNLEIVKVDAERNVILIKGNIPGAKKSLITIKSAVKAK; from the coding sequence ATGACCAAAGGAATCTTAGGGAAAAAAGTGGGAATGACACAAATCTTTACTGAGTCTGGTGAATTAATTCCAGTAACAGTAGTAGAAGCTACGCCAAACGTAGTTTTACAAGTAAAAACTGTTGAGACTGACGGATACGAAGCTATCCAAGTTGGTTACCAAGACAAACGTGAAGTTTTATCAAACAAACCTGCGAAAGGTCATGTTGCAAAAGCAAACACGGCTCCTAAGCGCTTCATTAAGGAATTCAAAAATGTTGAGCTGGGAGAATACGAAGTAGGAACAGAAATTAAGGTAGATGTTTTCCAAGCAGGAGACATTATTGATGTTACAGGAACAACAAAAGGTAAAGGATTCCAAGGCGTTATCAAACGTCACGGACAAAGCCGTGGACCTATGAGTCACGGATCTCGTTACCACCGTCGTCCTGGGTCAATGGGTCCAGTAGCACCTAACCGTGTATTTAAAAATAAAAAACTTGCCGGCCGTATGGGTGGTAACCGCGTAACAATTCAAAATCTTGAAATTGTTAAAGTGGACGCTGAAAGAAATGTAATCTTGATCAAAGGGAACATTCCTGGAGCGAAAAAATCATTAATCACAATCAAATCAGCTGTGAAAGCTAAATAA
- a CDS encoding DUF2812 domain-containing protein has translation METKKIRKRFELADYLEEERFLERQHRDGWKMVELKLPLSTYIFERCEPEDYVYQLDFNSEKKGTDSYIQLFEDCGWEHFYKFGNWYYFRKLRSKKESENVIFNDGPSRAEMAKKVVKFQAGLSVFLIFPLIYLLTMVSNRMTDNSLVLTTMFVLAAVVMVINVGIQLRNVWKLNKIIEKEEAL, from the coding sequence ATGGAAACGAAAAAAATCAGAAAACGATTTGAGCTGGCGGATTATTTGGAAGAAGAGCGCTTCTTAGAAAGACAGCATAGAGACGGCTGGAAAATGGTGGAACTCAAATTGCCATTGTCTACCTATATATTTGAACGATGTGAACCAGAAGACTATGTTTATCAGTTGGATTTTAATTCAGAGAAAAAAGGTACAGACTCGTATATCCAGTTGTTTGAAGATTGTGGCTGGGAACATTTTTATAAATTTGGGAATTGGTATTATTTTAGAAAATTGAGATCCAAGAAGGAAAGTGAAAATGTCATCTTTAATGATGGACCTTCACGTGCGGAAATGGCAAAGAAAGTCGTCAAATTTCAAGCTGGACTATCTGTGTTTTTGATATTCCCCTTGATCTATCTTTTAACGATGGTTTCGAATAGAATGACTGACAATTCTCTTGTGTTAACGACCATGTTCGTTTTAGCGGCTGTCGTCATGGTAATAAACGTGGGAATTCAATTAAGAAACGTATGGAAACTTAATAAAATAATTGAAAAAGAAGAAGCGCTGTAA
- the rpsJ gene encoding 30S ribosomal protein S10, whose product MAKQKIRIRLKAYEHRILDQSADKIVETAKRTGADVSGPIPLPTERSLYTVIRATHKYKDSREQFEMRTHKRLIDIVNPTPKTVDALMKLDLPSGVNIEIKL is encoded by the coding sequence ATGGCAAAACAAAAGATTCGTATCCGTTTAAAAGCGTATGAACACCGTATTTTAGATCAATCAGCGGATAAAATTGTGGAAACAGCAAAAAGAACTGGAGCTGACGTATCAGGTCCGATTCCATTGCCAACAGAACGCTCGCTTTACACAGTTATTCGTGCGACTCATAAATACAAAGATTCTCGCGAACAATTCGAAATGCGTACTCACAAACGTCTAATCGACATTGTGAACCCAACACCAAAGACAGTTGATGCTTTAATGAAGCTTGACTTACCATCTGGTGTAAATATTGAAATCAAACTATAA